The following nucleotide sequence is from Pseudarthrobacter psychrotolerans.
GCCGTCATCACCTACGGGGCGGGAAACCACTCGCTCTGGCCGGCCCGGTACCTGCAGCACAACGCCGCGAACTCCCTGGCCGCGCCGCGGAACGGTGCGATGGGCATGGGCATCCCCGCAGCGGTGGCCGCGTCCCTGGCGTTCCCGGGCCGGCAGGTCATCTCCGTGGCGGGGGATGGGTGCTTCATGATGAACGGGCAGGAAATTGCCACCGCCATGGGCCACGGCGCGACGTTCATCGTGCTGGTGGTGGATAACGGCATCTTCGCCACCATCCGTGAACACCAGGAAGCCCACTACCCGGGCCGGCCCTCCGGCACGCACATGACCAACCCCGACTTCGCCGCGCTGGCCCGCTCCTACGGCGGCTACGGCGAACGGATCGAGACGGCCGAGGACTTCGCGCCCGCGTTCCGCCGCGCCGTCGACTCCGGGCTCCCCGCCGTGCTGCACCTGCCCCAGGACCCTGCCACCCGCTCACCCAAGACCGCCAGCAACTGACCGGAGCCCCCCGTGATCACCCTGCACAACATCATCAACGGCCAGGCCGTTGACACCCCGGACAGCCTGCCGTTCTTCGACCCGGCCACCGGGGTCCAGATCGGCACCGCCCCGGACAGCGACACCGCCACCGTCGACGCCGCCTTCCACGCCGCGCACACCGCCTTCACGACCTACAAGCGGACCACCCCGGGCGAACGCCAGGGGATGCTCCTCAAACTCGCGGACCTCATCGAAGCCAACGCCGGCCGCCTGCTCGAGGCCGAAGTCGCGTGCACCGGCAAGCCGCGGGCCGTGACCCGCGAGCTGGAAATCCTGCGCGGCGCGGACCAGCTGCGCTTCTTCGCCGGTGCCTGCCGCGTCGTCTCCGGCACGGCACAAACCGAATACGTGAAGGGCTTCACCTCCACCATCCGGCGCGAACCCCTCGGCGTGGTCGCCCAGATCACGCCCTGGAACTACCCGTTCATGATGGCGATCTGGAAAATCGGGCCCGCCCTGGCCGCGGGCAACACCCTGGTCCTCAAACCCGCCGACACCACCCCTGGTCCACCGTGATCCTGGGCGAACTCGCCCAGGAAGCCTTCCCCGCCGGCGTCGTGAACATCCTCTGCGGCGGCCGCGGCACCGGCGCCGCGATGGTCGAGCACGAGATCCCCGAAATGGTCTCCATCACCGGCTCCACCCGCGCCGGCGCACAGGTCATGTCCGCAGCCGCGAAAACGCTCAAGGACGTCCACCTCGAACTCGGCGGCAAGGCACCCGCGATCGTCTTCGCCGACGTCGACATCCACCAGACAGCGAAGGAGATCGCGCTGAGTGCGTTCTTCAACGCCGGCCAGGACTGCACCGCCGTCACCCGCGTCCTCGTGCACGAAACCATCCACACCGAGTTCGCCGCCGCCCTCGCCCAGGCCGCCTCCGCCCTGAAAGTAGGCGGCGAGGACGCGGACCTCGGCCCGCTGAACAGCGCCGCCCAACTCGACCAGGTGGAGGGCTTCATGACCCGGCTCCCGGCCAACGCCACCGTCCTCGCCGGCGGCAAACGCACCGGCACCGGCTACCACTTCGAACCCACCGTGATCGACGGCGTCTTCCAAACCGACGAAGTCGTCTGCGACGAGATCTTCGGCCCCGTCCTCACCGTCCAGCCCTTCACCACCGAAGACGAAGCCCTCGACCTCGCCAACGGCACCAAATACGCCCTCGCCTCCAGCGTCTGGTCCAACAACCACGGCGTGGTCACCCGGGTCTCCATGGAACTGGACTTCGGCGCCGTCTGGATCAACTGCCACCAAATCATCCCCGCCGAAGCCCCCACGGCGGCTTCAAACACTCCGGCACCGGCAAAGACCTCTCCATCTACGGACTCGAGGACTACACCCGCATCAAATCCGTCACCACCTCCCACCGCTAAACCCACGCTAGGTAACCCATGAAACTCGATCTGCTGCTGCGCAACGCGGACATCATCACCATGGACGAGCGGCGCCCGCACGCGACCTCGTTGGGCATCTGGCAGGGCCGGGTGGTCGGCCTGGACGAGGACCTATTTGGGATGGACGCGGTCGAGGTCCTGGACCTCCACGGCGCCACGGTGACTCCCGGCTTCATCGACGCCCACTGCCACACCACCTGGTTCGGCCTGGGGCTGGCAGAAGTGGATGTTGCCGCCGCCCGCGGCCTGGACCAGCTGTATGCCCTGCTGGAGGCGGACATGGCCACGGGTGGGGCCCCCGATGAGGAGAAAACGCCGGATCAGCAGGCTGGATGGCTCATGGCCACAGGCTTTAGCCAGACCCAGCACGGGGGCCAGTTTCCGGACATCGCCGTACTGGACAGGATCACGGGGAACCGGCCGTTGTTTATCCGCCACAACTCGGGGCACATGGCCGTGGTCAATACCGCGGCTCTGCGGCTGGCAGGTGCCGAATCGCCGTCGTTCCCGGACCCCGACGGCGGGGTGATAGTCCGCGACGCCACCGGCCGGCCCACGGGGCTGGTCCAGGAGACGGCGCAGCAGCTGATCCAACAGCTGATCCTGCCGTACACCTTGGATGGCATCGAGGCAGCCCTGGATCGCGGGACCCGGTACTACGCGTCGGAAGGAATCACCAGCTTCACCGAAGCCGGAATCGGCGGCGGCTGGATCGGACACAGCCCCGTGGAACTGGCCGCCTACCAGCGGGCCATGGCCAACGGCAGGCTCCATGCACGCGCGCAGCTTATGCCGGTCCTGGATGCGCTCCACCCGCTGGATGGACATGGCGCAGATCCGGCCGGAGCGGCAGGCCTCGATTTGGGCATGTACAGCGGGTTTGGCAACGACTTCCTGTCCCTCGGGCCGGCCAAAGTCTTTCTGGACGGCTCGCTGCTGGGCGAAACGGCGGCGGTCAGCGAGGCCTACTGCAGCCACGGACACACTGACAACAGCGGCAACACGGGGTATTTCCAGGCCGATCCGGAAGCGCTGCGGAACCGGATCGAGGCCGCCTACGCGGCAGGCTGGTCCATAGCCGCCCATGCCATCGGGGACCGGGCCGTGGACCTGGCGCTTGACATCATCACGGAGTGCGCGGAAAAGTACGCGCCGCGGACCGTGCCCAACCGGATCGAACACGCGTCCATTACCAGGCCCGAACAGGTGGCCCGGATCGCGGCGGCAGAAATTGCCGTCACCCCGCAGGCCAGCTTCTTCGCGGACGGCGGGGACGGCATGACCGCCTCGCTGGGCCAGGAACGCCTGGGCTGGGCCTACCGGGCAGCGTCGTTCCTGGCAGCCGGCGTGACTGTTGCCGGCAGCTCGGACCGCCCGGTGGCAGACGGCAACGTGCTCCGCGGGATGCAGGCGTTCGTGGACCGGCGCACGTCAACGGGGAATGTCTTCGGGAACCCGGATGAGCGGCTGACCCCGCTTCAGGCCCTGGCGGCCTATACCACCGGAGCTGCCGCGGCCACGGGCACGTCCCATCTCAAGGGCGCACTGACCCCCGGGAAACTGGCGGACTTCGCTGTCCTGTCCGGCTCTCCGCTCGCCGTCGACGACATCTCCGGACTCAAGGTGCTCGCCACGTCCGTCGGCGGCACGTTCACGCACCTAACACCTGGCCTGCAATTGACGGACGGCAGGCCAAAGGTCCTGCAGCACGTCCCATCAGACGCTGCGGGAATCGCACCATGACCGTGGTGGAGCCGGAGGTCATGCCCGTCCGCCCGCGCCACACGGAACTGTGGGCCCGACGGGCGGCACCCACCCCATCCACGGCCGTGCGGGAGATCTTTGCCGCCGCGGCCCGGCCAGGGATTATTTCGCTGGCAGGTGGAAACCCCGACGTCGGATCACTGCCCCTCGACGCCCTCGGCAAGTCGGCGGCCGCCATCATCGCCGGCCAGGGTTCCCGGGCGCTGCAGTACGGAGCCGGGCAGGGAACCGAGGAACTGCGCTCACAGATCTGCACCGTCATGTCCCTCGAAGGCATCACTGACGCCGACCCCGACGACGTTTCCGTGACCATCGGATCCCAGTCCGCCCTTGATACCGTGACGAAGATTCTTTGCGATCCGGGGGACACAGTACTGACCGATGACGCCACTTATATGGGCGCCCTCGGCACATTTTCCGTCTACGAAGTGGACGTCCAGCCGGTCCTGACGGACTCCGACGGCTTGGTCCCGGAAGCCCTGCAGGAACGCATCCACACGTTGCGGGGACTGGGGAGGCACGTCAAGTTCCTCTACACGATTCCCAACTTCAACAATCCAACCGGTGTGACGCTCAGCCTGGAACGGCGGCAGCAGGTAGTGGACATCTGCCGGGACGCCAACATCCTGGTGGTGGAGGACAACCCTTATGGATTGCTCCGCTACCGTGGAGAAGCGCTCCCTGCAATGCGGGCGGCCAACCCCTTGGACGTCATCTATTTGAGTTCCTTCTCCAAAATATTCTCTCCCGGCCTCAGGCTCGGCTGGGCGCTGGTTCCGCCCCACTTGAAGCAGCGTTTCCTCATTGTCGGAGAGTCCAGCACCCTGTGCCCGCCGGCTTTCAACCAGATGCTCGCCTCTGCTTACCTCCGCGACTACGACTGGCAAGGCCAGCTCGATATTTCCCGTGCCGACTATCGGCTCCGCAGTGATGCCGCCCTGTCTGCCCTCTCCGAGACCATGCCCGACGGCGTCACCTGGACCCGGCCTGAAGGCGGCTTCTTCACCTGGCTCACGCTGCCTGGGTCTGTGGACACCCGGGCGCTCATCACGACGGCGGTGGACGCCGGTGTGGTGTTCTTTCCGGGAGCCGCGTTTTCGCCGGGCACCGCGCCGTCGAATCAGCTGCGCCTTGCATTCAGCGCACTTAGCCCCGGCCTCATCACCGAGGGCATCCACCGGCTCGCACCGGTGCTTGGCCGGCTCTAAAAGCCGCTTCGCGGCCCCATGGGCTAAATGCTCCACACGCGCGAGCGTGTGAATTGCAGCGGTGAGTGGCGGCGTTTTTGTGGCGGTATTTGGCGTAGTGCCGTCGCCGTTGGTCGTGCCGAATGACCTGTAACGTCAGGGGGCGGGATTCTGCCCGCCTCATTCGCCCTTCATCGTGTCGTTCTGGGCTGCGCATCATCTATTAGGGATTACATGAATTCACGCGTTCCGCCCAATGATCGAACCGCCGCCTCGCAGCAGGGCGATGGCACTGCTTCGCCGACGGCGGGCATGCCCCTTGGGGCGCGCCGGCTGGTGCTCGTTGGAGGCCTTTGTATTCCCGTTGGGCTCCTTGCCGGGTCATATCTTTTCGGTCTGCAACTACTGGCTGTCGCCGGTGTCGTGGCGATCAGCGTTGCGTTGTCGTACGGGACCGGCCGTACATGGTTCGCTCTGTGGCCGCGGGTGACGGCGGGGGCAGGAGCGGCCTGGATCGTGGCCACAATCGCCTATTGGCTGACTGTTGTGAGCGCTGCTGATGTCTCGGCGCCGGTTCCGGAAGTATCGTCGGTGCTGTTATCTGCCGGCGTTGTGGCCTTTATGGTGATGGCGGCGGCCGTTCTGGCCGGCACCGTCGCCAGGTTCAGGTCCCACAGGCACCTGGCCACGGCGGCCGCTTAGCGTACCCCCTGGAAGCTGGGCACTTTGTACAAGATTGCCTGAATACATCGTCGGCTGTACTTTAGGGTTATGGAAACCCTCACCCAGGCACCTGTGCTGGCCCGCTTCGGCTACGCGGTCTCGGATCCTACCCGCGCCCGTATCCTGCTGTCCCTCGCCGATGCCCCGGCCTACCCGTCGGATCTGGCGGATGCCCTGGGTGTGTCCAGGCAGAGCATGTCCAACCATCTGACCTGCCTGCGTGGCTGCGGACTGGTCGTGGCTGTTCCGGATGGACGGCGGTCCCGGTACGAACTCGCTGATGCCCGGCTGGGTCATGCAATCAAAGACCTGATCGGGGTCGTCCTCGCGGTGGATCCTTCCTGCTGCGCCCCGGACGGGACGTGCTTCGCATGACGGCGGTGCTGCAGGCGCCCAGCCAGGAACGCCGGGCCGTCCTGTCCAGGCGGATCCGCCTGTTAGCAGCCGCGACCATCACGTACAACGTCATCGAAGCCGTGGCGGCCCTCTGGGCCGGCGGTGTCGCCGATTCCTCGGCTCTGATCGGCTTCGGGCTGGACTCGGTCATCGAGGTGACCTCCGCCCTTGCCCTGTCGTGGCAGTTCTCCGCCAAGGACCCGGAACGGCGTGAGCACCTGACCTTGCGGATCATCGCGATCTCCTTCTTCGCCCTCGCGGCCTTCGTGGCCGTGGACGCCGTCCGGTCCCTCACCGGCGGAGGGGAAGCACAGCACTCCACCCCGGGCATCGTCATCGCGGCCCTGAGCCTGGCGATCATGCCGGTCCTGTCTTGGGCGCAGCGCCGGGCCGGACGGGAACTCGGTTCCCGGACAGCTGTCGCTGATTCCAAGCAGACCCTGCTGTGCACGTACCTTTCAGCTGTCCTGCTGGTCGGCCTGGTCCTGAACAGCGCCCTGGGTTGGTGGTGGGCCGACGCCGGCGCCGCCCTGGTCATCGCCGGGATCGCTATCCGCGAAGGCATCAACGCCTGGCGCGGCGACGTCTGCTGCACCGTCCCCGGCGCCGGCGCGAATCACGCAGCAGACGATGATGACTGCTGCGCAGGCTGCGGGACGGACGCCAAGCCGGCACCGGCGAGCATCGCTCTCGGTCAGGGACCGGAAGGTCGATGAACCGGTTTCTTTGCTGGGGAGGAAAGCGATGAGCGGACACAACCACGCCCACGGCGCCACCGATGCGGCCAGCCAGCGCGGGAAGCTCATCATCGTTTTCTGCATCACCTTTACAGTCATGGCCGCGGAGATCATCGGCTCCATCCTGACCGGCAGCCTGGCCCTGCTGGCCGATGCCGGACACATGTTCACCGACTCCGCCGGTCTGCTGATCGCCCTGATCGCAGCGTCGCTGGCGCTCAAACCCGCCACGCTGAAACGGACCTGGGGTTACAAGAGGGCTGAGATCGTCGCGGCCGCCGGGCAGGCAGCCCTGCTCCTGGGCGTGGGCGGGTTCGTCATCATCGAAGGCATCCGCCGCCTCTTCGACCCGCCGGAAATCGGGGGCGCCACCATGCTCTGGTTCGGCATCATCGGCCTGGCCGGCAACGCCATCGGCCTGATCGTGTTGGCCTCGGGCCGGAAGAATAACTTCAACATGCGCGCCGCATTCCTGGAAGTCCTCAACGACGCCCTCGGATCGGTCGCGGTCATTCTCGCCGCGGTCATCATCGCCGTCACCGGATGGGTGCAGGCCGACGCC
It contains:
- a CDS encoding amidohydrolase, which produces MKLDLLLRNADIITMDERRPHATSLGIWQGRVVGLDEDLFGMDAVEVLDLHGATVTPGFIDAHCHTTWFGLGLAEVDVAAARGLDQLYALLEADMATGGAPDEEKTPDQQAGWLMATGFSQTQHGGQFPDIAVLDRITGNRPLFIRHNSGHMAVVNTAALRLAGAESPSFPDPDGGVIVRDATGRPTGLVQETAQQLIQQLILPYTLDGIEAALDRGTRYYASEGITSFTEAGIGGGWIGHSPVELAAYQRAMANGRLHARAQLMPVLDALHPLDGHGADPAGAAGLDLGMYSGFGNDFLSLGPAKVFLDGSLLGETAAVSEAYCSHGHTDNSGNTGYFQADPEALRNRIEAAYAAGWSIAAHAIGDRAVDLALDIITECAEKYAPRTVPNRIEHASITRPEQVARIAAAEIAVTPQASFFADGGDGMTASLGQERLGWAYRAASFLAAGVTVAGSSDRPVADGNVLRGMQAFVDRRTSTGNVFGNPDERLTPLQALAAYTTGAAAATGTSHLKGALTPGKLADFAVLSGSPLAVDDISGLKVLATSVGGTFTHLTPGLQLTDGRPKVLQHVPSDAAGIAP
- a CDS encoding cation transporter, which produces MTAVLQAPSQERRAVLSRRIRLLAAATITYNVIEAVAALWAGGVADSSALIGFGLDSVIEVTSALALSWQFSAKDPERREHLTLRIIAISFFALAAFVAVDAVRSLTGGGEAQHSTPGIVIAALSLAIMPVLSWAQRRAGRELGSRTAVADSKQTLLCTYLSAVLLVGLVLNSALGWWWADAGAALVIAGIAIREGINAWRGDVCCTVPGAGANHAADDDDCCAGCGTDAKPAPASIALGQGPEGR
- a CDS encoding PLP-dependent aminotransferase family protein, producing the protein MTVVEPEVMPVRPRHTELWARRAAPTPSTAVREIFAAAARPGIISLAGGNPDVGSLPLDALGKSAAAIIAGQGSRALQYGAGQGTEELRSQICTVMSLEGITDADPDDVSVTIGSQSALDTVTKILCDPGDTVLTDDATYMGALGTFSVYEVDVQPVLTDSDGLVPEALQERIHTLRGLGRHVKFLYTIPNFNNPTGVTLSLERRQQVVDICRDANILVVEDNPYGLLRYRGEALPAMRAANPLDVIYLSSFSKIFSPGLRLGWALVPPHLKQRFLIVGESSTLCPPAFNQMLASAYLRDYDWQGQLDISRADYRLRSDAALSALSETMPDGVTWTRPEGGFFTWLTLPGSVDTRALITTAVDAGVVFFPGAAFSPGTAPSNQLRLAFSALSPGLITEGIHRLAPVLGRL
- a CDS encoding winged helix-turn-helix domain-containing protein: METLTQAPVLARFGYAVSDPTRARILLSLADAPAYPSDLADALGVSRQSMSNHLTCLRGCGLVVAVPDGRRSRYELADARLGHAIKDLIGVVLAVDPSCCAPDGTCFA
- a CDS encoding cation diffusion facilitator family transporter; amino-acid sequence: MSGHNHAHGATDAASQRGKLIIVFCITFTVMAAEIIGSILTGSLALLADAGHMFTDSAGLLIALIAASLALKPATLKRTWGYKRAEIVAAAGQAALLLGVGGFVIIEGIRRLFDPPEIGGATMLWFGIIGLAGNAIGLIVLASGRKNNFNMRAAFLEVLNDALGSVAVILAAVIIAVTGWVQADAVVSLLIGALIIPRTLKLLRETVHVLMENAPVGLNLAEVRDHILALPHVIDVHDLHASLVGSGTPVLSAHVTVEDPCMRDGHAATILADLQRCVAQHFEVSVEHSTFQIEPAAHRDQESIPH